One stretch of Erythrolamprus reginae isolate rEryReg1 chromosome 7, rEryReg1.hap1, whole genome shotgun sequence DNA includes these proteins:
- the LOC139170055 gene encoding drebrin-like protein B isoform X2 → MGFPGEAASHLSPPGKAVSPSPGGALPATSPPHGLALVAPPRPDFPAPPVPPRDGLGRGGGGGGGGAASSRAVAVCAAATSQPWSGAAVGASAMGSSALDLDKHRLALLAAKSDVVNGRAAASWALFAYEKANELKLLDSGGGGPNELARRFQSKRIMYGLCRLSEPTTGRPRIVLIHWVGEDVPDPDQEACAGHLPAIRAFFQEAHLVLKASRGEEVTQEGLHSRLSSVAPPEQPPPDTACPKKDVGGGPEEEVVGTNYRKTNPGLELLHSQRSAFWAQVEREEEERRQEERQRAQQEERRWERLRMEEERREAAERERRVQEKEQLIQEQRKQQAQQEVEEQRREEARRAAGPGGQQPHRGAFFQRRGRLGSFSSASREPGGAGASPRAGPGQAGPVLPLVRRGSEGQGGPLA, encoded by the exons ATGGGATTTCCAGGAGAGGCGGCGTCCCACTTGAGCCCACCAGGCAAAGCAGTCAGCCCATCGCCGGGAGGGGCCCTGCCTGCCACAAGCCCCCCGCACGGCCTCGCCTTGGTTGCCCCGCCTCGCCCCGATTTCCCGGCCCCGCCGGTCCCTCCCCGCGATGGGCTGGggcggggtgggggaggaggcggGGGCGGGGCCGCCTCATCCCGGGCCGTCGCTGTCTGCGCCGCCGCCACCTCGCAGCCTTGGTCCGGCGCCGCCGTCGGGGCTTCCGCGATGGGCAGCAGCGCTCTGGACCTGGACAAGCACCGACTGGCGCTGCTGGCCGCCAAGAGCGACGTGGTGAACGGCCGAGCGGCCGCCAGCTG GGCCCTCTTTGCCTATGAAAAGGCCAACGAACTGAAGCTCCTGGACTCTGGGG gagGAGGCCCCAATGAACTGGCCAGGCGCTTCCAGAGCAAGCGCATCATGTACGGACTCTGCCGCCTGTCGGAGCCCACCACGGGGAGGCCGCGCATCGTCCTGATCCACTGG GTTGGTGAGGACGTCCCGGACCCTGACCAGGAAGCCTGTGCTGGACACCTGCCCGCCATCCGGGCCTTCTTCCAG GAAGCCCACCTGGTGCTGAAGGCCAGCCGGGGGGAGGAGGTGACCCAGGAGGGGCTCCACAGCCGGCTGTCCTCGGTGGCCCCCCCAGAACAGCCCCCTCCAGACACTGCCTGCCCCAAGAAGGACGTGGGAGGCGGCCCAGAGGAGGAagtggtg GGAACCAACTACCGGAAGACCAACCCGGGCCTGGAGCTCCTGCACAGCCAGAGGAGCGCCTTCTGGGCCCAGGTGGAG agggaagaggaggagaggcgCCAGGAGGAGAGGCAGAGGGCCCAGCAGGAGGAGCGGCGCTGGGAGCGCTTGCGCATGGAGGAGGAGCGCCGGGAAGCGGCCGAGCGGGAGCGCCGGGTGCAGGAGAAGGAGCAGCTCATCCAGGAGCAGAG GAAGCAGCAGGCCCAGCAGGAAGTAGAAGAGCAGCGGAGGGAAGAGGCCCGGCGG GCAGCAGGGCCAGGAGGGCAACAGCCCCACAGAGGGGCCTTCTTCCAGAGGAGGGGGCGGCTGGGCTCCTTCTCCTCCGCCTCCAGAGAGCCAGGGGGGGCAG GTGCTTCACCCAGAGCTGGTCCAGGCCAGGCTGGGCCCGTCCTGCCACTCGTGCGCAGAGGGTCCGAGGGGCAGG GGGGGCCGCTAGCCTGA
- the LOC139170055 gene encoding drebrin-like protein B isoform X4 → MGFPGEAASHLSPPGKAVSPSPGGALPATSPPHGLALVAPPRPDFPAPPVPPRDGLGRGGGGGGGGAASSRAVAVCAAATSQPWSGAAVGASAMGSSALDLDKHRLALLAAKSDVVNGRAAASWALFAYEKANELKLLDSGGGGPNELARRFQSKRIMYGLCRLSEPTTGRPRIVLIHWVGEDVPDPDQEACAGHLPAIRAFFQEAHLVLKASRGEEVTQEGLHSRLSSVAPPEQPPPDTACPKKDVGGGPEEEVVGTNYRKTNPGLELLHSQRSAFWAQVEREEEERRQEERQRAQQEERRWERLRMEEERREAAERERRVQEKEQLIQEQRKQQAQQEVEEQRREEARRREQARVLAGTRVGQSWASETVPQAAGPGGQQPHRGAFFQRRGRLGSFSSASREPGGAGASPRAGPGQAGPVLPLVRRGSEGQGGAASLTGASCLEGGCPVLVPGGGPPLHLLPTCGQTRGPAEHRPTCHHCCGHMNTPRVSK, encoded by the exons ATGGGATTTCCAGGAGAGGCGGCGTCCCACTTGAGCCCACCAGGCAAAGCAGTCAGCCCATCGCCGGGAGGGGCCCTGCCTGCCACAAGCCCCCCGCACGGCCTCGCCTTGGTTGCCCCGCCTCGCCCCGATTTCCCGGCCCCGCCGGTCCCTCCCCGCGATGGGCTGGggcggggtgggggaggaggcggGGGCGGGGCCGCCTCATCCCGGGCCGTCGCTGTCTGCGCCGCCGCCACCTCGCAGCCTTGGTCCGGCGCCGCCGTCGGGGCTTCCGCGATGGGCAGCAGCGCTCTGGACCTGGACAAGCACCGACTGGCGCTGCTGGCCGCCAAGAGCGACGTGGTGAACGGCCGAGCGGCCGCCAGCTG GGCCCTCTTTGCCTATGAAAAGGCCAACGAACTGAAGCTCCTGGACTCTGGGG gagGAGGCCCCAATGAACTGGCCAGGCGCTTCCAGAGCAAGCGCATCATGTACGGACTCTGCCGCCTGTCGGAGCCCACCACGGGGAGGCCGCGCATCGTCCTGATCCACTGG GTTGGTGAGGACGTCCCGGACCCTGACCAGGAAGCCTGTGCTGGACACCTGCCCGCCATCCGGGCCTTCTTCCAG GAAGCCCACCTGGTGCTGAAGGCCAGCCGGGGGGAGGAGGTGACCCAGGAGGGGCTCCACAGCCGGCTGTCCTCGGTGGCCCCCCCAGAACAGCCCCCTCCAGACACTGCCTGCCCCAAGAAGGACGTGGGAGGCGGCCCAGAGGAGGAagtggtg GGAACCAACTACCGGAAGACCAACCCGGGCCTGGAGCTCCTGCACAGCCAGAGGAGCGCCTTCTGGGCCCAGGTGGAG agggaagaggaggagaggcgCCAGGAGGAGAGGCAGAGGGCCCAGCAGGAGGAGCGGCGCTGGGAGCGCTTGCGCATGGAGGAGGAGCGCCGGGAAGCGGCCGAGCGGGAGCGCCGGGTGCAGGAGAAGGAGCAGCTCATCCAGGAGCAGAG GAAGCAGCAGGCCCAGCAGGAAGTAGAAGAGCAGCGGAGGGAAGAGGCCCGGCGG cggGAGCAAGCGAGGGTCCTGGCCGGGACCAGAGTGGGGCAGAGTTGGGCCAGCGAGACGGTTCCG CAGGCAGCAGGGCCAGGAGGGCAACAGCCCCACAGAGGGGCCTTCTTCCAGAGGAGGGGGCGGCTGGGCTCCTTCTCCTCCGCCTCCAGAGAGCCAGGGGGGGCAG GTGCTTCACCCAGAGCTGGTCCAGGCCAGGCTGGGCCCGTCCTGCCACTCGTGCGCAGAGGGTCCGAGGGGCAG GGGGGGGCCGCTAGCCTGACGGGGGCTTCCTGCCTGGAGGGGGGGTGTCCTGTCCTTGTGCCCGGGGGTGGCCCCCCCCTGCACCTGCTGCCCACCTGCGGCCAGACCAGAGGACCGGCCGAGCACCGGCCCACCTGCCACCATTGCTGCGGTCACATGAACACGCCACGTGTGAGCAAATAA
- the LOC139170055 gene encoding drebrin-like isoform X3, whose amino-acid sequence MGFPGEAASHLSPPGKAVSPSPGGALPATSPPHGLALVAPPRPDFPAPPVPPRDGLGRGGGGGGGGAASSRAVAVCAAATSQPWSGAAVGASAMGSSALDLDKHRLALLAAKSDVVNGRAAASWALFAYEKANELKLLDSGGGGPNELARRFQSKRIMYGLCRLSEPTTGRPRIVLIHWVGEDVPDPDQEACAGHLPAIRAFFQEAHLVLKASRGEEVTQEGLHSRLSSVAPPEQPPPDTACPKKDVGGGPEEEVVGTNYRKTNPGLELLHSQRSAFWAQVEREEEERRQEERQRAQQEERRWERLRMEEERREAAERERRVQEKEQLIQEQRKQQAQQEVEEQRREEARRREQARVLAGTRVGQSWASETVPVLHPELVQARLGPSCHSCAEGPRGRGGR is encoded by the exons ATGGGATTTCCAGGAGAGGCGGCGTCCCACTTGAGCCCACCAGGCAAAGCAGTCAGCCCATCGCCGGGAGGGGCCCTGCCTGCCACAAGCCCCCCGCACGGCCTCGCCTTGGTTGCCCCGCCTCGCCCCGATTTCCCGGCCCCGCCGGTCCCTCCCCGCGATGGGCTGGggcggggtgggggaggaggcggGGGCGGGGCCGCCTCATCCCGGGCCGTCGCTGTCTGCGCCGCCGCCACCTCGCAGCCTTGGTCCGGCGCCGCCGTCGGGGCTTCCGCGATGGGCAGCAGCGCTCTGGACCTGGACAAGCACCGACTGGCGCTGCTGGCCGCCAAGAGCGACGTGGTGAACGGCCGAGCGGCCGCCAGCTG GGCCCTCTTTGCCTATGAAAAGGCCAACGAACTGAAGCTCCTGGACTCTGGGG gagGAGGCCCCAATGAACTGGCCAGGCGCTTCCAGAGCAAGCGCATCATGTACGGACTCTGCCGCCTGTCGGAGCCCACCACGGGGAGGCCGCGCATCGTCCTGATCCACTGG GTTGGTGAGGACGTCCCGGACCCTGACCAGGAAGCCTGTGCTGGACACCTGCCCGCCATCCGGGCCTTCTTCCAG GAAGCCCACCTGGTGCTGAAGGCCAGCCGGGGGGAGGAGGTGACCCAGGAGGGGCTCCACAGCCGGCTGTCCTCGGTGGCCCCCCCAGAACAGCCCCCTCCAGACACTGCCTGCCCCAAGAAGGACGTGGGAGGCGGCCCAGAGGAGGAagtggtg GGAACCAACTACCGGAAGACCAACCCGGGCCTGGAGCTCCTGCACAGCCAGAGGAGCGCCTTCTGGGCCCAGGTGGAG agggaagaggaggagaggcgCCAGGAGGAGAGGCAGAGGGCCCAGCAGGAGGAGCGGCGCTGGGAGCGCTTGCGCATGGAGGAGGAGCGCCGGGAAGCGGCCGAGCGGGAGCGCCGGGTGCAGGAGAAGGAGCAGCTCATCCAGGAGCAGAG GAAGCAGCAGGCCCAGCAGGAAGTAGAAGAGCAGCGGAGGGAAGAGGCCCGGCGG cggGAGCAAGCGAGGGTCCTGGCCGGGACCAGAGTGGGGCAGAGTTGGGCCAGCGAGACGGTTCCG GTGCTTCACCCAGAGCTGGTCCAGGCCAGGCTGGGCCCGTCCTGCCACTCGTGCGCAGAGGGTCCGAGGGGCAGG GGGGGCCGCTAG
- the LOC139170055 gene encoding drebrin-like isoform X5 has product MGFPGEAASHLSPPGKAVSPSPGGALPATSPPHGLALVAPPRPDFPAPPVPPRDGLGRGGGGGGGGAASSRAVAVCAAATSQPWSGAAVGASAMGSSALDLDKHRLALLAAKSDVVNGRAAASWALFAYEKANELKLLDSGGGGPNELARRFQSKRIMYGLCRLSEPTTGRPRIVLIHWVGEDVPDPDQEACAGHLPAIRAFFQEAHLVLKASRGEEVTQEGLHSRLSSVAPPEQPPPDTACPKKDVGGGPEEEVVGTNYRKTNPGLELLHSQRSAFWAQVEREEEERRQEERQRAQQEERRWERLRMEEERREAAERERRVQEKEQLIQEQRKQQAQQEVEEQRREEARRVLHPELVQARLGPSCHSCAEGPRGRGGR; this is encoded by the exons ATGGGATTTCCAGGAGAGGCGGCGTCCCACTTGAGCCCACCAGGCAAAGCAGTCAGCCCATCGCCGGGAGGGGCCCTGCCTGCCACAAGCCCCCCGCACGGCCTCGCCTTGGTTGCCCCGCCTCGCCCCGATTTCCCGGCCCCGCCGGTCCCTCCCCGCGATGGGCTGGggcggggtgggggaggaggcggGGGCGGGGCCGCCTCATCCCGGGCCGTCGCTGTCTGCGCCGCCGCCACCTCGCAGCCTTGGTCCGGCGCCGCCGTCGGGGCTTCCGCGATGGGCAGCAGCGCTCTGGACCTGGACAAGCACCGACTGGCGCTGCTGGCCGCCAAGAGCGACGTGGTGAACGGCCGAGCGGCCGCCAGCTG GGCCCTCTTTGCCTATGAAAAGGCCAACGAACTGAAGCTCCTGGACTCTGGGG gagGAGGCCCCAATGAACTGGCCAGGCGCTTCCAGAGCAAGCGCATCATGTACGGACTCTGCCGCCTGTCGGAGCCCACCACGGGGAGGCCGCGCATCGTCCTGATCCACTGG GTTGGTGAGGACGTCCCGGACCCTGACCAGGAAGCCTGTGCTGGACACCTGCCCGCCATCCGGGCCTTCTTCCAG GAAGCCCACCTGGTGCTGAAGGCCAGCCGGGGGGAGGAGGTGACCCAGGAGGGGCTCCACAGCCGGCTGTCCTCGGTGGCCCCCCCAGAACAGCCCCCTCCAGACACTGCCTGCCCCAAGAAGGACGTGGGAGGCGGCCCAGAGGAGGAagtggtg GGAACCAACTACCGGAAGACCAACCCGGGCCTGGAGCTCCTGCACAGCCAGAGGAGCGCCTTCTGGGCCCAGGTGGAG agggaagaggaggagaggcgCCAGGAGGAGAGGCAGAGGGCCCAGCAGGAGGAGCGGCGCTGGGAGCGCTTGCGCATGGAGGAGGAGCGCCGGGAAGCGGCCGAGCGGGAGCGCCGGGTGCAGGAGAAGGAGCAGCTCATCCAGGAGCAGAG GAAGCAGCAGGCCCAGCAGGAAGTAGAAGAGCAGCGGAGGGAAGAGGCCCGGCGG GTGCTTCACCCAGAGCTGGTCCAGGCCAGGCTGGGCCCGTCCTGCCACTCGTGCGCAGAGGGTCCGAGGGGCAGG GGGGGCCGCTAG
- the LOC139170055 gene encoding drebrin-like protein B isoform X1 yields the protein MGFPGEAASHLSPPGKAVSPSPGGALPATSPPHGLALVAPPRPDFPAPPVPPRDGLGRGGGGGGGGAASSRAVAVCAAATSQPWSGAAVGASAMGSSALDLDKHRLALLAAKSDVVNGRAAASWALFAYEKANELKLLDSGGGGPNELARRFQSKRIMYGLCRLSEPTTGRPRIVLIHWVGEDVPDPDQEACAGHLPAIRAFFQEAHLVLKASRGEEVTQEGLHSRLSSVAPPEQPPPDTACPKKDVGGGPEEEVVGTNYRKTNPGLELLHSQRSAFWAQVEREEEERRQEERQRAQQEERRWERLRMEEERREAAERERRVQEKEQLIQEQRKQQAQQEVEEQRREEARRREQARVLAGTRVGQSWASETVPAAGPGGQQPHRGAFFQRRGRLGSFSSASREPGGAGASPRAGPGQAGPVLPLVRRGSEGQGGAASLTGASCLEGGCPVLVPGGGPPLHLLPTCGQTRGPAEHRPTCHHCCGHMNTPRVSK from the exons ATGGGATTTCCAGGAGAGGCGGCGTCCCACTTGAGCCCACCAGGCAAAGCAGTCAGCCCATCGCCGGGAGGGGCCCTGCCTGCCACAAGCCCCCCGCACGGCCTCGCCTTGGTTGCCCCGCCTCGCCCCGATTTCCCGGCCCCGCCGGTCCCTCCCCGCGATGGGCTGGggcggggtgggggaggaggcggGGGCGGGGCCGCCTCATCCCGGGCCGTCGCTGTCTGCGCCGCCGCCACCTCGCAGCCTTGGTCCGGCGCCGCCGTCGGGGCTTCCGCGATGGGCAGCAGCGCTCTGGACCTGGACAAGCACCGACTGGCGCTGCTGGCCGCCAAGAGCGACGTGGTGAACGGCCGAGCGGCCGCCAGCTG GGCCCTCTTTGCCTATGAAAAGGCCAACGAACTGAAGCTCCTGGACTCTGGGG gagGAGGCCCCAATGAACTGGCCAGGCGCTTCCAGAGCAAGCGCATCATGTACGGACTCTGCCGCCTGTCGGAGCCCACCACGGGGAGGCCGCGCATCGTCCTGATCCACTGG GTTGGTGAGGACGTCCCGGACCCTGACCAGGAAGCCTGTGCTGGACACCTGCCCGCCATCCGGGCCTTCTTCCAG GAAGCCCACCTGGTGCTGAAGGCCAGCCGGGGGGAGGAGGTGACCCAGGAGGGGCTCCACAGCCGGCTGTCCTCGGTGGCCCCCCCAGAACAGCCCCCTCCAGACACTGCCTGCCCCAAGAAGGACGTGGGAGGCGGCCCAGAGGAGGAagtggtg GGAACCAACTACCGGAAGACCAACCCGGGCCTGGAGCTCCTGCACAGCCAGAGGAGCGCCTTCTGGGCCCAGGTGGAG agggaagaggaggagaggcgCCAGGAGGAGAGGCAGAGGGCCCAGCAGGAGGAGCGGCGCTGGGAGCGCTTGCGCATGGAGGAGGAGCGCCGGGAAGCGGCCGAGCGGGAGCGCCGGGTGCAGGAGAAGGAGCAGCTCATCCAGGAGCAGAG GAAGCAGCAGGCCCAGCAGGAAGTAGAAGAGCAGCGGAGGGAAGAGGCCCGGCGG cggGAGCAAGCGAGGGTCCTGGCCGGGACCAGAGTGGGGCAGAGTTGGGCCAGCGAGACGGTTCCG GCAGCAGGGCCAGGAGGGCAACAGCCCCACAGAGGGGCCTTCTTCCAGAGGAGGGGGCGGCTGGGCTCCTTCTCCTCCGCCTCCAGAGAGCCAGGGGGGGCAG GTGCTTCACCCAGAGCTGGTCCAGGCCAGGCTGGGCCCGTCCTGCCACTCGTGCGCAGAGGGTCCGAGGGGCAG GGGGGGGCCGCTAGCCTGACGGGGGCTTCCTGCCTGGAGGGGGGGTGTCCTGTCCTTGTGCCCGGGGGTGGCCCCCCCCTGCACCTGCTGCCCACCTGCGGCCAGACCAGAGGACCGGCCGAGCACCGGCCCACCTGCCACCATTGCTGCGGTCACATGAACACGCCACGTGTGAGCAAATAA